In the genome of Cheilinus undulatus linkage group 6, ASM1832078v1, whole genome shotgun sequence, one region contains:
- the eif2ak2 gene encoding interferon-induced, double-stranded RNA-activated protein kinase isoform X2, whose product MEAGNFVAKLNEYVQKTGSKLSYEDVGSVGPDHIKTFTVRAVLNGKAYPDGVGKNKREAKHNAAKNTWRELFVDQSEVTGNTVEAPATPAHQPTPRTTNYISWLYEYSQSKRLDIKALEAIRPGAHSAFYFVVGGKTYPVATGKTKKDAKEEAAKLAYHKICGSKTTETGDEKSSVASSQQEEDLNQNLSTTGDKTKSSSVITTGSDFTVTNFIGLLNTYCQKAKRSHDIVLENRSGPPNNPQFYYKVVIDKKEYPIGEGKNVKEAKQNAAQLAWSALQEQSDFDSKLSLGSAVSDDSALARPSTPISVEESSDNKSKSVPTASSDSFIVFTDSPPPAKDQIRSPVGKSKIRIAANFQNVCRRSKEDMVNFNGKNEEDRPSEKPENQSVTSSKFTSEFDSIICLGKGGFGHVYKARQKLLDKNYAVKIVRCKKKALREAGALSDLNHCNIVRYYTCWLEDSGYQGESTADSCSSSQSTGSSAIMYLYIQMELCDSKTLRVWIDEKNMQNAKKSLKDLKRREESLTIAQQIINGVVYFHSMKFIHRDLKPANIMFGKDGEVKIGDFGLVTDENDDDAENLVERTVYKGTPPYMAPEQDRKTYDRKVDIFALGLIYFELLWHLSTAHERKEIWEDVRNQKFPDGFLKNFHLETQIIKSMLCVNPEERLEASQVKTELQECSRVLTALKESRHDNKTV is encoded by the exons ATGGAAGCTGGAAACTTCGTGGCTAAATTGAATGAGTATGTCCAGAAAACAGGCTCGAAGCTAAGCTATGAAGACGTTGGATCTGTGGGCCCAGATCACATTAAAAC GTTTACTGTCAGAGCCGTCCTGAATGGAAAGGCGTATCCTGATGGTGTAGGGAAGAACAAGAGAGAAGCCAAACATAACGCAGCTAAAAACACCTGGAGAGAACTGTTTGTGGATCAGTCTGAAGTT aCTGGAAATACAGTAGAAGCTCCTGCTACACCAGCGCACCAGCCGACTCCAAGAACCACCAACTATATAAGCTGGCTTTATGAATATAGTCAGAGTAAAAGACTGGATATAAAGGCTTTGGAGGCAATAAGACCTGGAGCACATAGTGCTTTTTA CTTCGTTGTTGGTGGTAAGACGTATCCAGTGGCAACAGGGAAAACTAAAAAAGACGCTAAAGAGGAAGCAGCCAAGCTGGCATATCATAAAATATGTGGCAGTAAAACTACAGAG ACAGGAGATGAGAAAAGCAGCGTTGCATCAAGCCAACAAGAAGAGGACTTgaatcaaaatctgtccaccaCTGG TGACAAGACAAAGAGTTCCAGTGTGATCACAACAGGCAGTGATTTTACAGTAACTAACTTCATCGGGCTCCTCAACACCTACTGCCAGAAAGCAAAGCGCTCCCATGATATTGTCTTGGAGAACAGATCCGGTCCTCCCAATAATCCTCA GTTTTATTATAAAGTCGTGATTGACAAAAAGGAATATCCCATCGGTGAAGGAAAGAACGTCAAGGAAGCCAAACAGAATGCCGCTCAGCTGGCATGGTCTGCTCTTCAAGAACAGTCTGATTTTGACAGCAAG TTGTCTCTGGGGTCCGCTGTGTCCGATGATTCTGCACTGGCGAGGCCGTCCACACCCATAAGCGTAGA GGAGTCCTCTGACAATAAATCAAAAAGCGTGCCAACAGCCTCGAGTGATTCCTTCATCGTTTTTACTGATTCTCCGCCTCCTGCCAAAGATCAG ATTCGAAGCCCTGTAGGGAAGTCTAAAATAAG AATTGCAGCAAATTTTCAGAATGTCTGCAGACGCAGCAAAGAG GATATGGTTAACTTCAACGGCAAGAATGAAGAAGATCGTCCGAGTGAGAAACCAGAAAACCAGTCAGTGACCTCCAG CAAGTTTACATCAGAATTTGACTCCATCATTTGTCTCGGCAAAGGAGGCTTTGGCCACGTTTACAAGGCACGACAGAAACTTCTGGACAAGAACTATGCTGTGAAGATTGTTCGCTGCAAAAA AAAAGCTCTGAGAGAGGCGGGGGCGTTATCCGACCTTAATCACTGCAACATTGTGCGATACTACACGTGCTGGCTGGAGGATTCAGGGTACCAAGGGGAGAGTACAGCAGACAGTTGCAGCAGCTCCCA GTCGACTGGTAGCTCGGCGATCATGTACCTCTACATTCAGATGGAGCTGTGCGACTCTAAAACGCTGCGCGTGTGGATAGATGAGAAGAACATGCAGAATGCAAAGAAATCTTTGAAAGATttgaagaggagagaggagagtcTGACCATCGCTCAGCAGATCATCAATGGCGTCGTGTATTTTCACTCCATGAAGTTCATCCACAGAGACCTGAAG CCCGCTAATATCATGTTTGGAAAAGACGGGGAAGTAAAGATCGGAGACTTTGGTCTGGTCACTGATGAGAACGATGACGACGCTGAGAACCTGGTGGAGAGAACTGTGTACAAAGGAACGCCACCATACATGGCTCCTGAGCAG GACAGGAAGACTTATGACAGAAAAGTTGACATCTTTGCTTTGGGGCTGATTTATTTTGAACTCCTTTGGCACCTCTCTACGGCACATGAAAGGAAGGAG ATTTGGGAAGATGTGAGAAACCAGAAATTTCCTGAcggatttttgaaaaatttccaTCTTGAG ACCCAGATAATCAAGTCTATGCTGTGTGTGAATCCAGAGGAACGGCTTGAAGCGAGCCAAGTGAAGACGGAGCTGCAGGAGTGCTCTCGTGTACTGACGGCACTTAAAGAATCCCGGCATGACAACAAGACTGTCTGA
- the eif2ak2 gene encoding interferon-induced, double-stranded RNA-activated protein kinase isoform X3, translated as MEAGNFVAKLNEYVQKTGSKLSYEDVGSVGPDHIKTFTVRAVLNGKAYPDGVGKNKREAKHNAAKNTWRELFVDQSEVTGNTVEAPATPAHQPTPRTTNYISWLYEYSQSKRLDIKALEAIRPGAHSAFYFVVGGKTYPVATGKTKKDAKEEAAKLAYHKICGSKTTETGDEKSSVASSQQEEDLNQNLSTTGDKTKSSSVITTGSDFTVTNFIGLLNTYCQKAKRSHDIVLENRSGPPNNPQFYYKVVIDKKEYPIGEGKNVKEAKQNAAQLAWSALQEQSDFDSKLSLGSAVSDDSALARPSTPISVEESSDNKSKSVPTASSDSFIVFTDSPPPAKDQDMVNFNGKNEEDRPSEKPENQSVTSSKFTSEFDSIICLGKGGFGHVYKARQKLLDKNYAVKIVRCKKKALREAGALSDLNHCNIVRYYTCWLEDSGYQGESTADSCSSSQSTGSSAIMYLYIQMELCDSKTLRVWIDEKNMQNAKKSLKDLKRREESLTIAQQIINGVVYFHSMKFIHRDLKPANIMFGKDGEVKIGDFGLVTDENDDDAENLVERTVYKGTPPYMAPEQKDRKTYDRKVDIFALGLIYFELLWHLSTAHERKEIWEDVRNQKFPDGFLKNFHLETQIIKSMLCVNPEERLEASQVKTELQECSRVLTALKESRHDNKTV; from the exons ATGGAAGCTGGAAACTTCGTGGCTAAATTGAATGAGTATGTCCAGAAAACAGGCTCGAAGCTAAGCTATGAAGACGTTGGATCTGTGGGCCCAGATCACATTAAAAC GTTTACTGTCAGAGCCGTCCTGAATGGAAAGGCGTATCCTGATGGTGTAGGGAAGAACAAGAGAGAAGCCAAACATAACGCAGCTAAAAACACCTGGAGAGAACTGTTTGTGGATCAGTCTGAAGTT aCTGGAAATACAGTAGAAGCTCCTGCTACACCAGCGCACCAGCCGACTCCAAGAACCACCAACTATATAAGCTGGCTTTATGAATATAGTCAGAGTAAAAGACTGGATATAAAGGCTTTGGAGGCAATAAGACCTGGAGCACATAGTGCTTTTTA CTTCGTTGTTGGTGGTAAGACGTATCCAGTGGCAACAGGGAAAACTAAAAAAGACGCTAAAGAGGAAGCAGCCAAGCTGGCATATCATAAAATATGTGGCAGTAAAACTACAGAG ACAGGAGATGAGAAAAGCAGCGTTGCATCAAGCCAACAAGAAGAGGACTTgaatcaaaatctgtccaccaCTGG TGACAAGACAAAGAGTTCCAGTGTGATCACAACAGGCAGTGATTTTACAGTAACTAACTTCATCGGGCTCCTCAACACCTACTGCCAGAAAGCAAAGCGCTCCCATGATATTGTCTTGGAGAACAGATCCGGTCCTCCCAATAATCCTCA GTTTTATTATAAAGTCGTGATTGACAAAAAGGAATATCCCATCGGTGAAGGAAAGAACGTCAAGGAAGCCAAACAGAATGCCGCTCAGCTGGCATGGTCTGCTCTTCAAGAACAGTCTGATTTTGACAGCAAG TTGTCTCTGGGGTCCGCTGTGTCCGATGATTCTGCACTGGCGAGGCCGTCCACACCCATAAGCGTAGA GGAGTCCTCTGACAATAAATCAAAAAGCGTGCCAACAGCCTCGAGTGATTCCTTCATCGTTTTTACTGATTCTCCGCCTCCTGCCAAAGATCAG GATATGGTTAACTTCAACGGCAAGAATGAAGAAGATCGTCCGAGTGAGAAACCAGAAAACCAGTCAGTGACCTCCAG CAAGTTTACATCAGAATTTGACTCCATCATTTGTCTCGGCAAAGGAGGCTTTGGCCACGTTTACAAGGCACGACAGAAACTTCTGGACAAGAACTATGCTGTGAAGATTGTTCGCTGCAAAAA AAAAGCTCTGAGAGAGGCGGGGGCGTTATCCGACCTTAATCACTGCAACATTGTGCGATACTACACGTGCTGGCTGGAGGATTCAGGGTACCAAGGGGAGAGTACAGCAGACAGTTGCAGCAGCTCCCA GTCGACTGGTAGCTCGGCGATCATGTACCTCTACATTCAGATGGAGCTGTGCGACTCTAAAACGCTGCGCGTGTGGATAGATGAGAAGAACATGCAGAATGCAAAGAAATCTTTGAAAGATttgaagaggagagaggagagtcTGACCATCGCTCAGCAGATCATCAATGGCGTCGTGTATTTTCACTCCATGAAGTTCATCCACAGAGACCTGAAG CCCGCTAATATCATGTTTGGAAAAGACGGGGAAGTAAAGATCGGAGACTTTGGTCTGGTCACTGATGAGAACGATGACGACGCTGAGAACCTGGTGGAGAGAACTGTGTACAAAGGAACGCCACCATACATGGCTCCTGAGCAG AAGGACAGGAAGACTTATGACAGAAAAGTTGACATCTTTGCTTTGGGGCTGATTTATTTTGAACTCCTTTGGCACCTCTCTACGGCACATGAAAGGAAGGAG ATTTGGGAAGATGTGAGAAACCAGAAATTTCCTGAcggatttttgaaaaatttccaTCTTGAG ACCCAGATAATCAAGTCTATGCTGTGTGTGAATCCAGAGGAACGGCTTGAAGCGAGCCAAGTGAAGACGGAGCTGCAGGAGTGCTCTCGTGTACTGACGGCACTTAAAGAATCCCGGCATGACAACAAGACTGTCTGA
- the eif2ak2 gene encoding interferon-induced, double-stranded RNA-activated protein kinase isoform X1, which translates to MEAGNFVAKLNEYVQKTGSKLSYEDVGSVGPDHIKTFTVRAVLNGKAYPDGVGKNKREAKHNAAKNTWRELFVDQSEVTGNTVEAPATPAHQPTPRTTNYISWLYEYSQSKRLDIKALEAIRPGAHSAFYFVVGGKTYPVATGKTKKDAKEEAAKLAYHKICGSKTTETGDEKSSVASSQQEEDLNQNLSTTGDKTKSSSVITTGSDFTVTNFIGLLNTYCQKAKRSHDIVLENRSGPPNNPQFYYKVVIDKKEYPIGEGKNVKEAKQNAAQLAWSALQEQSDFDSKLSLGSAVSDDSALARPSTPISVEESSDNKSKSVPTASSDSFIVFTDSPPPAKDQIRSPVGKSKIRIAANFQNVCRRSKEDMVNFNGKNEEDRPSEKPENQSVTSSKFTSEFDSIICLGKGGFGHVYKARQKLLDKNYAVKIVRCKKKALREAGALSDLNHCNIVRYYTCWLEDSGYQGESTADSCSSSQSTGSSAIMYLYIQMELCDSKTLRVWIDEKNMQNAKKSLKDLKRREESLTIAQQIINGVVYFHSMKFIHRDLKPANIMFGKDGEVKIGDFGLVTDENDDDAENLVERTVYKGTPPYMAPEQKDRKTYDRKVDIFALGLIYFELLWHLSTAHERKEIWEDVRNQKFPDGFLKNFHLETQIIKSMLCVNPEERLEASQVKTELQECSRVLTALKESRHDNKTV; encoded by the exons ATGGAAGCTGGAAACTTCGTGGCTAAATTGAATGAGTATGTCCAGAAAACAGGCTCGAAGCTAAGCTATGAAGACGTTGGATCTGTGGGCCCAGATCACATTAAAAC GTTTACTGTCAGAGCCGTCCTGAATGGAAAGGCGTATCCTGATGGTGTAGGGAAGAACAAGAGAGAAGCCAAACATAACGCAGCTAAAAACACCTGGAGAGAACTGTTTGTGGATCAGTCTGAAGTT aCTGGAAATACAGTAGAAGCTCCTGCTACACCAGCGCACCAGCCGACTCCAAGAACCACCAACTATATAAGCTGGCTTTATGAATATAGTCAGAGTAAAAGACTGGATATAAAGGCTTTGGAGGCAATAAGACCTGGAGCACATAGTGCTTTTTA CTTCGTTGTTGGTGGTAAGACGTATCCAGTGGCAACAGGGAAAACTAAAAAAGACGCTAAAGAGGAAGCAGCCAAGCTGGCATATCATAAAATATGTGGCAGTAAAACTACAGAG ACAGGAGATGAGAAAAGCAGCGTTGCATCAAGCCAACAAGAAGAGGACTTgaatcaaaatctgtccaccaCTGG TGACAAGACAAAGAGTTCCAGTGTGATCACAACAGGCAGTGATTTTACAGTAACTAACTTCATCGGGCTCCTCAACACCTACTGCCAGAAAGCAAAGCGCTCCCATGATATTGTCTTGGAGAACAGATCCGGTCCTCCCAATAATCCTCA GTTTTATTATAAAGTCGTGATTGACAAAAAGGAATATCCCATCGGTGAAGGAAAGAACGTCAAGGAAGCCAAACAGAATGCCGCTCAGCTGGCATGGTCTGCTCTTCAAGAACAGTCTGATTTTGACAGCAAG TTGTCTCTGGGGTCCGCTGTGTCCGATGATTCTGCACTGGCGAGGCCGTCCACACCCATAAGCGTAGA GGAGTCCTCTGACAATAAATCAAAAAGCGTGCCAACAGCCTCGAGTGATTCCTTCATCGTTTTTACTGATTCTCCGCCTCCTGCCAAAGATCAG ATTCGAAGCCCTGTAGGGAAGTCTAAAATAAG AATTGCAGCAAATTTTCAGAATGTCTGCAGACGCAGCAAAGAG GATATGGTTAACTTCAACGGCAAGAATGAAGAAGATCGTCCGAGTGAGAAACCAGAAAACCAGTCAGTGACCTCCAG CAAGTTTACATCAGAATTTGACTCCATCATTTGTCTCGGCAAAGGAGGCTTTGGCCACGTTTACAAGGCACGACAGAAACTTCTGGACAAGAACTATGCTGTGAAGATTGTTCGCTGCAAAAA AAAAGCTCTGAGAGAGGCGGGGGCGTTATCCGACCTTAATCACTGCAACATTGTGCGATACTACACGTGCTGGCTGGAGGATTCAGGGTACCAAGGGGAGAGTACAGCAGACAGTTGCAGCAGCTCCCA GTCGACTGGTAGCTCGGCGATCATGTACCTCTACATTCAGATGGAGCTGTGCGACTCTAAAACGCTGCGCGTGTGGATAGATGAGAAGAACATGCAGAATGCAAAGAAATCTTTGAAAGATttgaagaggagagaggagagtcTGACCATCGCTCAGCAGATCATCAATGGCGTCGTGTATTTTCACTCCATGAAGTTCATCCACAGAGACCTGAAG CCCGCTAATATCATGTTTGGAAAAGACGGGGAAGTAAAGATCGGAGACTTTGGTCTGGTCACTGATGAGAACGATGACGACGCTGAGAACCTGGTGGAGAGAACTGTGTACAAAGGAACGCCACCATACATGGCTCCTGAGCAG AAGGACAGGAAGACTTATGACAGAAAAGTTGACATCTTTGCTTTGGGGCTGATTTATTTTGAACTCCTTTGGCACCTCTCTACGGCACATGAAAGGAAGGAG ATTTGGGAAGATGTGAGAAACCAGAAATTTCCTGAcggatttttgaaaaatttccaTCTTGAG ACCCAGATAATCAAGTCTATGCTGTGTGTGAATCCAGAGGAACGGCTTGAAGCGAGCCAAGTGAAGACGGAGCTGCAGGAGTGCTCTCGTGTACTGACGGCACTTAAAGAATCCCGGCATGACAACAAGACTGTCTGA